A genomic region of Zalophus californianus isolate mZalCal1 chromosome 1, mZalCal1.pri.v2, whole genome shotgun sequence contains the following coding sequences:
- the LOC113918548 gene encoding LOW QUALITY PROTEIN: enoyl-CoA delta isomerase 2-like (The sequence of the model RefSeq protein was modified relative to this genomic sequence to represent the inferred CDS: inserted 1 base in 1 codon) codes for CKQATEGPCNTPKPGLFDSINKAKWDARNALGNLPKETARQNYVDLVSGLRSSSDFSSQVKPEADRKQAGYETRVMTSEDRITKIMLNRPAKKNALTTQIYREITLALDDSTITVFTRSGDYYSSGNDLTNFTDIPPEGVEEKAKKGAILLRDFVGCFIDFPKPLVAVVNGPAVGIPVTILGLFDLVYASGRTTFHTTLSHLGQTPEGYSSYTFLKIMGPAKAVEMLIFGKMLTAGEAYAQGLVTEVFPDSTFQKEVWTRLKAYSKLPWNATCISKQIIRNHEKEKLHAINAEESNILQERRWLSDXCMNAVMNFLTRKAKL; via the exons TGTAAGCAGGCCACTGAAGGGCCTTGTAACACACCTAAACCAGGTTTGTTCGATTCGATCAATAAGGCCAAATGGGATGCACGGAATGCTCTTGGCAATCTGCCCAAGGAAACTGCTAGGCAGAACTATGTGGATTTGGTGTCTGGTTTGAGGTCTTCGTCTGACTTCTCTAGCCAAGTGAAGCCTGAAGCAGACAGGAAACAAGCTGGATATGAAACACGGGTGATGACCTCTGAAGACCGCATCACAAAGATCATGTTGAACCGGCCTGCCAAAAAGAATGCACTGACCACACAGATATATCGGGAAATCACGCTTGCACTTGATGACTCTACCATAACTGTTTTTACAAGAAGTGGTGATTATTACTCTAGCGGAAATGATCTGACTAATTTCACTGATATTCCCCCTGAAGGAGTAGAGGAGAAAGCTAAAAAGGGTGCCATTTTACTGAGGGATTTTGTAGGCTGTTTCATAGATTTTCCTAAGCCTCTGGTTGCAGTGGTTAATGGTCCAGCTGTGGGAATACCCGTCACCATTCTCGGCCTATTTGATCTTGTGTATGCATCCGGCAGGACAACATTTCACACTACTTTAAGTCACCTTGGCCAAACTCCAGAAGGATATTCCTCTTACACTTTTCTGAAGATAATGGGCCCAGCCAAGGCAGTAGAGATGCTCATTTTTGGGAAGATGTTAACTGCTGGAGAAGCCTATGCTCAAGGACTTGTTACTGAAGTTTTTCCTGATAGCACCTTTCAGAAAGAAGTTTGGACCAGGCTGAAAGCATATTCAAAGCTCCCCTGGAATGCTACGTGTATTTCGAAACAGATCATCAGAAATCATGAGAAGGAAAAGCTGCACGCTATTAACGCTGAAGAAAGCAACATCCTCCAGGAAAGAAGATGGCTGTCAG AATGCATGAATGCAGTCATGAACTTCTTAACCCGAAAAGCCAAGCTGTGA